The region TGCCACTGCGGCGCACGGCGATCATGCCCAGCAGCCCGATCTCGCTCAAAGAGCCGCCGTATTCAAAGCTGGAGCCTGCGGGGCGGTTTTCGCGGATCGCATTGAGCCAGTCATGCTGGTGATTGCCCTTCGGCACTCGTGGGATCGTCTTCTCCGGCACTTTGAAGCCCTTCATGCTCGCTTCTGGGATCAGACGCACGCCACCAGCACCGTGCGAGCCGTGCATGATCTTGCCTTTGTCGCCGATGACCACCGCGCCGATGCCGACGACTTTGCGGTTGTCCTGCTTCAGCTCCTCGGGCGCAGGGATGCTGATCTCGCCATCATGCCAGATCAGCTTCACCGGACCACGGCTCCCCTTCGCCGGGAACTCGAATGTGATGCGTGTGCCTTTGGGGTAAAACTCCGCGTGTTTCACGGGATCATAGTCCCGCGTCTCTGCGGTGATCACCGTGGGCATGCCCAGATCCAGCGCCCAAAAGGACGGATCGACGACGTGGCAAATCCAGTCGCCGATGCAGCCGCTGCCGTAGGCCGAATAGCCACGCCAGCTAAACGGTACGTATGCAGGATGAAACGCCCGCGTCTTCAGCGGTCCCTGCCACAGGTCCCAGTCGAGCTCCTTTGGCACCTCGTGCTTCTCGGACTGCATGGCCTGCTGCTTGCCGATCTGGCAATACACGTCACGGAAGGCATCGCAGCCCGCGTGGATCTCTGACACGTTACCGATGGCCCCGGACTGCACCATCTCGACAAAAACCCGGATGCTCTCCGAGGAGTGGCCCTGATTGCCCACCTGCGTGATCACCTTCTTCTCCAGCGCCGCCTTCCGCATCGCCCGCACCTCTGCTACCGTGTGTGCCAGCGGCTTTTCACAATACACATGCTTCCCATGCCCGATGGCAGCGAGCACGGCGACCGCATGCGTGTGATCCGGCGTCGCCACCAGCACCGCGTCGATGTCATTGTTCATCACATCGAGCATGTTGCGGAAATCGGTGAAGCGCCGCGCCTTTGGGAACTTCTCAAAACTCCCCGCTGCACGCCGCTCATCGACATCACACAGCGCCACGATGTCCTCCCCAGCCATGTCGCCCAGATCGGCAGCGCCGCGTCCACCGACACCTATCGCAGCGATGCGTAGCTTGTTCGATGGTGTTTGAGCACCACTTTGAGCACGCACGACATGCGCAGGGACAAACTGGAAACCAAAGGCTGTGGCGGCGGAGGTGGAGAGAAAGGAGCGGCGTTTCATGCGGCACTAAAAGGCAGGCCAGCGAGCCATTCTTTCGCTCACCTCATGGTCAAATTTCGCCTCCCACACCATTTTGACCTCTGCGTCACCTCCATTCGGCTGAGGTGTGTGTGCGTGTCATATTTATCGAACCACGGTTTTACCATGCGTGACGCTGCGGCCTTCTGTGACCGACCTATCGAGCAAGGCCTTCAATTCAGCGGCGATCTCTGGATGCTTGGAAAAGAGATTCCGAGCCTCGCCGGGATCGGTTTCGAGATCGTAGAGCTGGGCCGGCGCATCAGGTGCGGTGTCAGGCAGTGCAAAGGGCTTCAGCTCGCCTTGATCATAGTTGTTCCCGCCAGAGCCACGGTGGTCGATGTATTTCCACCGGCCACGGCGGATGGACAGCGTGCGTTTTCCACCAAAGGCCTGTGTGAGCAGATACGGACGAATCGGAGCGGTGGCCTTGCCTTGCAGCGCTGGCATCATATCGAAGCTATCCTCAGCCGCATCGCGTGGCAGCTCGGCACCGGTGATCGCCGCGAGGGTAGCCATGACATCGGTGAGGCAGACGATTTGATCGCTCGTGCTGCCAGCTTTCACCTTTCCAGGCCAGCGGACGATGAACGGCACGCGGTGGCCACCTTCCCATGCATCACGCTTCATGCCGCGCCACGGCTTGGCGGCATCGTGGGCATGATCGGAGCGCATGTGGACGACACTGGTGGTCTCCGGGCCATTATCGCTGCTGAGGATGACGAGCGTGTTTTCGGCGATACCGAGCTCTGCGAGCTGCTGCATCAAATCTCCGACAATGTGATCGAATTCAGCGATAAAGTCGCCATGCGGCCCGGCTTGCGATTTTCCTTTGAACTCCGCCGCAGCAAAGGACGGCAAATGCACGGCCTGTGTGGCGTGGAAAAGAAAGAAGGGTTTCTCCGGTGAGCTGCGTCGATGCTCAGCGATGAATTCGCGGCTCTTTTTGAGGAAAACCATGTCCACCTCCTCCATCGGGAAATCTGGCGCGATGATGCCGAGGCGGCAATCGTTCGCGTAGGGGTGCTGCGGCAGCTTGGATCGGTCCAGCCGCGTCGTGGGCGGCACAGGGATGTGATCGCCGTCGATGAAGGCGTAGATCCAATCCGTCGTGGGACAGCACGCGGTGCCGAAAAAGCGATCAAAGCCGTGATCCAGCGGCCCACCCTCGATGCGGCTAGAAAAGTCGATGCGCTGCACCTCTTCAAACCGACCGCTGTGGATCGCCTCGCCCGCCTTTGAGCGGAAAGTGAGTCCAATATGCCACTTCCCGACTGCGGCAGTGGCGTAGCCTTGCCGCCGCAGCATCGCCGGAAGCGTGAGACGCCCCTGCGTGATCAATGACGGCCCACCCGCACCCTGAAACACCGTGCCTCCATTCGGCACTCGAAAAGCCATCTGCCCTGTCATGAGGCTGTAGCGCGATGGCGTGCACACCGTGGCCGGACTATGCGCATCGGTGAAGCGTACTCCCTCCGCCGCGAGGTGGTCGATATTCGGCGTGGCGACTTTGGACTCCGCATTGTAGCAGCGCACATCGCCATAACCGAGATCATCTGCCAGGATGAGCACGATGTTGGGCAAAGTGCTCGCGGCTTTGGCCAAAGTCGGATCAACAAAGACAACCAAGGCAAAGAGGAGAGTGAAAAACGATTTCAGCATGGCAAAGGCGCAAGTCTCGTGCGCAGCAAATGCTAACGCGAGCAACGCTGCGAAACATTCCCAGATGCGTCCAGGGCTATATCCTCTCAATCCAGCCAGCGATCATCCCACATCGCACGGCAGGACCATCACGCGAACACCGCCTTCACCACCTTCGGATTCTCCACACCCGTCAGACGCTGATCGAGGCCCTGGAACTTAAAAGTGAGCCGCTCGTGATCCAGTCCCGCCGCCGCGAGGATCGTGGCATGCAGATCATGAACGCTCACTTTGTCGATGGCCGCTTTGAAGCCGATTTCATCGGTCTCGCCGTGGTGGTAGCCGCCTTTCACGCCGCCGCCGCACATCCAGACGGTGAAGGCATGCGGATTGTGATCGCGGCCCGGCTGTGCGCCTTTTTGCGCGATGGGCAGACGGCCAAACTCTCCGCCCCAGACGATGAGCGTCTGATCCAGCAGCCCGCGCTGCTCCAGATCACTGATCAGCGCCGCCACCGGCTGGTCGCTCTCATTGGCGAAGCCTCGGTGATTGCCCAGGATGTCCTTGTGCCCATCCCAGCTCTGCTGGTTCTCCATGCCACCGCTGTAGAGCTGGATGAAGCGCACACCGCGCTCCACCATGCGCCGCGCCGTGAGGCACTGCTTCGCAAAGTGACCGCAATGCTTCTCATTCACGCCGTAGAGCTTCTGGATGTGCTCCGGCTCACCTTGGACATCAAAAGCCTCCGGTGCGGAGGTCTGCATGCGGTAAGCCAGCTCAAAGCTTTCGATGCGGGCATTCAGCTCACTTTCGATGGCCGATCCGCCGAGCGATTGACGGTTCAGCCGCGCCAGCAGATCGAGCTGCGCTCTTTGACGCTGCGGCGTGAGCGACGCAGGCACCGCGAGGTTGTCGATCGGCGCTCCAGATGGCTTCAGCCACGTTCCCTGAAACACACTCGGCAAAAAGCCCGCGCCCCAGTTCGCCGCGCTACCCTTTGGCAGGCCGCGATTCAGCGGATCACTCATCACCACAAAGCTCGGCAGCGAATCACTCTCGCTACCGAGGCCGTAATTCACCCACGAGCCCACACACGGATAGCCCATCCGCGTGGTGCCCGTGTTCATCATGAAAAGTGCGGGCGAGTGGTTGTTCGACCCCGTCCAGCAACTGTGGATGAAGCACATCTTGTCCACATGCATCGCCGTTTTCGGAAACAGATCGCTCACCCACGTCCCGCTCTGCCCGTGTTGCTTGAACTCAAACGGAGACTTCATCAACCCGCCCACCGAACCCGGAAAAAAGCCCGTCTTCGGATCAAATCCCTCCAGCGTCTGCCCATCCCGCTTCGCCAGCTCCGGCTTGTAGTCCCACGTATCCACCTGCGACGGCCCACCATTGGTAAAGATCCAAATGATCGACTTCGCCTTCCCACCGACCTGCATCGGCACCTTCGGCGCGAAAGGATTCCTCGCCGCCTCCAGCATCGAAGCAAACGCCAGCATGCCAAAACCACCGCCCGCACGAGCGAGCATTTCACGACGCGTATAAAAAGGTGTCTTCATATCAGTTCACGTAAACGAATTCATTCAAGCTCAGCACCACCTGGCAGTAATCCGCCAGCGAAGCGCCGGATTTCAAAAATTCGGCACCCGCAGCCAGTTCGTCGGCTTTTGGGGCACGGTTGAAGCAGAGGCGGTAAATCATGGCGATCTCCTTTGAGACATCACCAGCGGTGGAGACGCGTTTGGCGAGTCCATCGGCCCATTGACGAGCTTGCGGGCTGTTCATGAGAACGAGGGCCTGCGGAGCCACCGTCGTCGTGGGGCGTGCGCCTTGGCTCACCAGCGGCTCCGGCTGATCAAAGGCCACCATGCTGCCGATGAGCTGGCTGCGTTTGATGTTGAAGTAGATGCTGCGGCGCTTGCTGTTCTCATCGCGAGTGCCGGGGCCATACATCGTCTTGTCCAGCACGCCGCTCACGGCCAGCATCGAGTCGCGGATCGCCTCGGCTTCGAGTCGTTGCGGCACGAAGCGCATGAAGAGACCGTTCGACGGATCGGCAGCCTCCTTTTTCGCATCGCGTGCGCTGCTTTGCTGCCAGGCACGACTCATGAGGATCAATTTGTGCATCGGCTTCAGCTTCCAGCCGTTTTCGATGAGCTTCGCCGCCAACCAGTCGAGCAACTCCGGCTGCGTGCAGGCCGTGCCCGTTTTGCCAAAGTCATTCGGCGTCGGAACCAGACCGGTGCCGAAATGATGCTGCCATAGACGGTTCACGATCACGCGTGCCAGCAGTGCCCCCGCGCCCTGATCGACATCAGTGATCCAGTTCGACAGCGAGCGACGGCGACCACTGTATTTCGCATCCTTCGGCGGCTGCCATTGCCAGCGTTTTGCGTCGCCGGGCTTGCTCAGCACTTGCAGGAAGGCCTGCGTGGCCTCGCCGTCCTTCATGAGTGGGTTGCCGCGCTTCAGCACATGCGTTTTGTCAAAAAACGGCCCGCCCTGCGTGTGCATGACGATGGGATCGTAGCCCTCGGCGCAGATCATCATGCGCGTGGCACCCGGGACGGCTTCGGTGTTCTTTTTGGCGTTCATCGTCGTCACTGCGGAGGTCACCTTGCCATCGGGATGCACGTCCACGTTCATGCGCGTGGTTGTCGTGAAGGTGCTCAGCATCGCGTAGTAGTCGCGGGTGGGCAGTGGGTCGAATTTGTGATCGTGACAGCGGGCGCAGCTCAGCGTGAGGCCCAACATCGCACCCGCCGTGGTGCCCAGCATGTCGTCCATCGCATCGTAGCGGGAGCTTTCGACCTCGTTCGCCGTGATTTGTGAAGGAAACACACCCGCGCCGAGAAATCCCGTCGCTGCGAGAGCTAGCGGGTTCTGCGGCTCATATTCATCCCCCGCGAGCTGCCACTTCACGAACTGGTCATACGGCATATCCGAATTCAGCGCCTTGATGACGAAGTCCCGGTAATGAAACGCAAAAGGTCGGTCATAGTCCTGCTCAAAGCCCGTGCTCTCGGCGTAGCGGGCCACATCCAGCCAGTGGCGTCCCCAGCGCTCGCCATAAGCTGGCGAAGCCAGCAACTCGTCAATCAAGTCACTCAGGTCATCGTTGTCAGCCCCGTCCGCAGGCGGCAGCCCCGTGAGATCCAGATGCAGCCGTCGCACCAGCACATTGCTTTCCGCTTTGGGAGCAAAGCTCATGCCTTTCGCGTTCTTCAAAAGCAGCTCGTCGATGCTCTTCGCCTGTACCTTCTTCAGCGGCTGAAAGGCCCACCACTGCCGATCCTCATCCGTCACCACGCTGCTATCCTTCTTGGGCTTCTTGCCCGCGATCAGAGGCGCGGAATACGGCGCACCATCATCAATCCAGGCCGTGA is a window of Verrucomicrobiaceae bacterium DNA encoding:
- a CDS encoding Gfo/Idh/MocA family oxidoreductase, coding for MKRRSFLSTSAATAFGFQFVPAHVVRAQSGAQTPSNKLRIAAIGVGGRGAADLGDMAGEDIVALCDVDERRAAGSFEKFPKARRFTDFRNMLDVMNNDIDAVLVATPDHTHAVAVLAAIGHGKHVYCEKPLAHTVAEVRAMRKAALEKKVITQVGNQGHSSESIRVFVEMVQSGAIGNVSEIHAGCDAFRDVYCQIGKQQAMQSEKHEVPKELDWDLWQGPLKTRAFHPAYVPFSWRGYSAYGSGCIGDWICHVVDPSFWALDLGMPTVITAETRDYDPVKHAEFYPKGTRITFEFPAKGSRGPVKLIWHDGEISIPAPEELKQDNRKVVGIGAVVIGDKGKIMHGSHGAGGVRLIPEASMKGFKVPEKTIPRVPKGNHQHDWLNAIRENRPAGSSFEYGGSLSEIGLLGMIAVRRSGTRLEWDNAAMKFTNDAEATALLTPEYREGWSL
- a CDS encoding sulfatase-like hydrolase/transferase — translated: MLKSFFTLLFALVVFVDPTLAKAASTLPNIVLILADDLGYGDVRCYNAESKVATPNIDHLAAEGVRFTDAHSPATVCTPSRYSLMTGQMAFRVPNGGTVFQGAGGPSLITQGRLTLPAMLRRQGYATAAVGKWHIGLTFRSKAGEAIHSGRFEEVQRIDFSSRIEGGPLDHGFDRFFGTACCPTTDWIYAFIDGDHIPVPPTTRLDRSKLPQHPYANDCRLGIIAPDFPMEEVDMVFLKKSREFIAEHRRSSPEKPFFLFHATQAVHLPSFAAAEFKGKSQAGPHGDFIAEFDHIVGDLMQQLAELGIAENTLVILSSDNGPETTSVVHMRSDHAHDAAKPWRGMKRDAWEGGHRVPFIVRWPGKVKAGSTSDQIVCLTDVMATLAAITGAELPRDAAEDSFDMMPALQGKATAPIRPYLLTQAFGGKRTLSIRRGRWKYIDHRGSGGNNYDQGELKPFALPDTAPDAPAQLYDLETDPGEARNLFSKHPEIAAELKALLDRSVTEGRSVTHGKTVVR
- a CDS encoding DUF1501 domain-containing protein, with the protein product MKTPFYTRREMLARAGGGFGMLAFASMLEAARNPFAPKVPMQVGGKAKSIIWIFTNGGPSQVDTWDYKPELAKRDGQTLEGFDPKTGFFPGSVGGLMKSPFEFKQHGQSGTWVSDLFPKTAMHVDKMCFIHSCWTGSNNHSPALFMMNTGTTRMGYPCVGSWVNYGLGSESDSLPSFVVMSDPLNRGLPKGSAANWGAGFLPSVFQGTWLKPSGAPIDNLAVPASLTPQRQRAQLDLLARLNRQSLGGSAIESELNARIESFELAYRMQTSAPEAFDVQGEPEHIQKLYGVNEKHCGHFAKQCLTARRMVERGVRFIQLYSGGMENQQSWDGHKDILGNHRGFANESDQPVAALISDLEQRGLLDQTLIVWGGEFGRLPIAQKGAQPGRDHNPHAFTVWMCGGGVKGGYHHGETDEIGFKAAIDKVSVHDLHATILAAAGLDHERLTFKFQGLDQRLTGVENPKVVKAVFA
- a CDS encoding PSD1 domain-containing protein — translated: MRLLLFTLAASSALAANPPPDHAVRMERGLKLFDHEVAAILKKNCLKCHGGEKVKSDFDMATREDLLRGGSHGSAVVLFDSKSSALVAQINHAKEPHMPDNSAKLSAEAISKITAWIDDGAPYSAPLIAGKKPKKDSSVVTDEDRQWWAFQPLKKVQAKSIDELLLKNAKGMSFAPKAESNVLVRRLHLDLTGLPPADGADNDDLSDLIDELLASPAYGERWGRHWLDVARYAESTGFEQDYDRPFAFHYRDFVIKALNSDMPYDQFVKWQLAGDEYEPQNPLALAATGFLGAGVFPSQITANEVESSRYDAMDDMLGTTAGAMLGLTLSCARCHDHKFDPLPTRDYYAMLSTFTTTTRMNVDVHPDGKVTSAVTTMNAKKNTEAVPGATRMMICAEGYDPIVMHTQGGPFFDKTHVLKRGNPLMKDGEATQAFLQVLSKPGDAKRWQWQPPKDAKYSGRRRSLSNWITDVDQGAGALLARVIVNRLWQHHFGTGLVPTPNDFGKTGTACTQPELLDWLAAKLIENGWKLKPMHKLILMSRAWQQSSARDAKKEAADPSNGLFMRFVPQRLEAEAIRDSMLAVSGVLDKTMYGPGTRDENSKRRSIYFNIKRSQLIGSMVAFDQPEPLVSQGARPTTTVAPQALVLMNSPQARQWADGLAKRVSTAGDVSKEIAMIYRLCFNRAPKADELAAGAEFLKSGASLADYCQVVLSLNEFVYVN